The following nucleotide sequence is from Paeniglutamicibacter kerguelensis.
GCGCTGGGATGGATAGCCGAGAACAACGCCGCGGTCCAGATCCTGTTCTACTTCGTTGCCATGGTGCTGCTGTTCATGATCGGATTCTGGTGCGCCACCGTGTACCTGCGCTGGAAAGCCACCGGCATGCTGATTGTGGGCATCGGATTCGCGGTGGTCCTGCTGGCCCTGCTGGCGATGGTGACATTCAACGATTGGTGGGTCCTCCTCGGTGGCTGGCTCGGCTCGTTGACCACCCTTGGGGTAGCCCTGATGCTGGGTGCCGTCTGCGTGCTGCTCGCCGGGGGATCGTACGTGACCCTGCGGAAGGCAACCACCTAGGGTGTTCTCCCGACACTCTTGAAGCCGATGGTTGGCTCCCCGTTGCGACATACGGGGAGCCAACCTTTTGTTGGGCGCGCAGGGGGCGTGAGGCCGGCGAGAACACTGTCATTCCCGCCACATACGATTGTCGCGGTTCCAAGAATGACGGTCATCGGCTGTATCGTTTCACACGTGGCTTTGGACTTTACATCGATCGACTTTGAGACGGCTAACGGATTCCGCGGCTCTGCCTGCAGCGTGGGCCTGAGCAAGGTCCGCAACGGAAAAATCATCGAGGAAGTCTCCTGGCTGATGCGCCCGCCGGCCGGATTCGACCATTTCGATCCGCGCAACACGATGATCCACCACATCACCTCCGAGATGGTTGCCGATGCGCCGCGCTTCGGCGAACTGTTCATCCCCATGGCCAATTTCATTGGCAATGACACCCTCGTGGCACACAACGCGGCCTTCGACCTCGGCGTGATCCGCTCCGCCTTGGAGGTCTCCGAACTCTCCGGCCCCGCCTACGACTACGCGTGCACCGTGAAGATGGCCCGGAAAACCTACGAGCTTTCCTCCTACTCGCTGCCCTTCGTCGCGGAGGAAGCGGGCTCGCCCATGGTGAACCACCACGATGCGCTCGCCGACGCACACGCCTGCGCCGCCATCATGGTAGACATCGCCCACCGCCAAGCGGCGGATTCCGTTGTCGCGGCCGCCGAGAAATTGAAAGTCAAGATGGGCTTCGCCCAGGCGTACGCCCCGGGGGATGAGCTTTCCAAGGCCACTCGAGATGCCCAGGGATGGGCGGCCCGGGGAAACTCCGTGCCGGTCCAGCCCGACTGGGCAGCCTGGCCGCAGGAAGGCAACGATCCCGAGCCGAACCTCGAAGCCGATCCGGCGCACCCGCTGTACGGTGAAACCGTTGTTTTCACCGGCAACCTGAACATCAGCCGGCAGGTGGCCAAGGACCGAGCCGCCGAACGTGGCGCCACCACCGCCAGCCGGGTCACCAAGGCCACCACCGTACTGGTGGTCGGCGACGGGTTTGTTCCCGAGGACCTTGCCAACGGGCGGCTCACCGGAAAGGCCAAGCGCGTGCTGCGCCTCCAGGAAGCCGGCCAGCGCGTGGCCATCCTGGCCGAAGGCGAATTCCTTCAACTCATCGACGGGTTCTCGGCCGCCTAACGCCGCTTTGCGCGCATGTCGCGAAGTGCGC
It contains:
- a CDS encoding exonuclease domain-containing protein, whose amino-acid sequence is MALDFTSIDFETANGFRGSACSVGLSKVRNGKIIEEVSWLMRPPAGFDHFDPRNTMIHHITSEMVADAPRFGELFIPMANFIGNDTLVAHNAAFDLGVIRSALEVSELSGPAYDYACTVKMARKTYELSSYSLPFVAEEAGSPMVNHHDALADAHACAAIMVDIAHRQAADSVVAAAEKLKVKMGFAQAYAPGDELSKATRDAQGWAARGNSVPVQPDWAAWPQEGNDPEPNLEADPAHPLYGETVVFTGNLNISRQVAKDRAAERGATTASRVTKATTVLVVGDGFVPEDLANGRLTGKAKRVLRLQEAGQRVAILAEGEFLQLIDGFSAA